Proteins co-encoded in one Aquincola tertiaricarbonis genomic window:
- a CDS encoding M14 family metallopeptidase, translated as MTDPAAALPSPAFDQFLRYDALTALLQAYAAARPHLVQLRSIGRSFEGRDIWLLAVTNAATGDDTDKPAFWVDGNIHAAELTASTACLYYLHQLLSRYGEDREVTRLLDTRCIYLCPRLNPDGAELALADRPRHIRSSVRRYPYDEEPVEGLTLEDVDGDGRILSMRIGDPNGPWKRHPDEPRLLIAREPGEFGGEYFRLLPEGTLKNYDGLQASLNRDPEGLDLNRNFPSGWRQEFEQAGAGPYPTSEPEVRAMVDFIVSHPNIGGGISYHTHSGVILRPLGSGSDDDMIPEDLWLYRKLSGIGEKLTGYPCVSIHHEFKYHPKEHISGTQDWLYEHLGALFWTVELWAPNREAGITGYKWIDWYREHPAEDDLKLLKWSDEQCGGLAHVDWKPFQHPQLGAVEIGGWDRMNFWRNPPPHLREREVARFPAWMTQLALSLPKLEMLRTEVRALGPDTWRVRFAVTNAGWLPSYVSRRALQRKTVRGVVFEIHLPDAAEVSLVSGKERFEGPQLEGHAPKVSQQAFLPNRELTADRAVAEWVVRAPVGTRLALTARADRAGTVRTEVSLD; from the coding sequence ATGACCGACCCTGCCGCAGCCCTGCCCAGCCCCGCCTTCGACCAGTTCCTGCGCTACGACGCCTTGACCGCGCTGCTGCAGGCCTACGCCGCCGCGCGGCCGCACCTGGTGCAGCTGCGCAGCATCGGCCGCAGCTTCGAGGGCCGCGACATCTGGCTGCTGGCCGTCACGAACGCCGCCACTGGCGACGACACCGACAAGCCCGCCTTCTGGGTCGACGGCAACATCCACGCCGCCGAGCTGACGGCCAGCACCGCGTGCCTGTACTACCTGCACCAGCTGCTCAGCCGCTACGGTGAAGACCGCGAAGTGACCCGGCTGCTGGACACCCGCTGCATCTACCTGTGCCCGCGGCTCAACCCCGACGGTGCCGAGCTGGCGCTGGCCGACCGGCCGCGGCACATCCGCTCCTCGGTGCGCCGCTACCCCTACGACGAAGAGCCGGTGGAAGGCCTGACGCTGGAGGACGTGGACGGCGACGGCCGCATCCTCAGCATGCGCATCGGCGATCCCAACGGGCCGTGGAAGCGCCACCCCGACGAGCCGCGCCTGCTGATCGCACGCGAGCCCGGCGAGTTCGGCGGCGAGTACTTCCGCCTGCTGCCCGAAGGCACGCTGAAGAACTACGACGGTCTGCAGGCCAGCCTGAACCGCGACCCCGAAGGCCTGGACCTCAACCGCAACTTTCCCAGCGGCTGGCGGCAGGAGTTCGAGCAGGCCGGCGCCGGCCCTTACCCCACCAGCGAGCCCGAGGTGCGGGCGATGGTGGACTTCATCGTGTCCCACCCCAACATCGGCGGCGGCATCAGCTACCACACGCACAGCGGCGTCATCCTGCGGCCGCTGGGCAGTGGCAGCGACGACGACATGATCCCCGAGGACCTGTGGCTGTACCGCAAGCTCTCGGGCATCGGCGAGAAGCTCACCGGCTACCCCTGCGTGAGCATCCACCACGAGTTCAAGTACCACCCGAAGGAGCACATCAGCGGCACCCAGGACTGGTTGTACGAGCACCTGGGCGCGCTGTTCTGGACGGTGGAGCTGTGGGCGCCCAACCGCGAGGCCGGCATCACCGGCTACAAGTGGATCGACTGGTACCGCGAGCACCCGGCCGAGGACGACCTCAAGCTGCTGAAGTGGAGCGACGAGCAGTGCGGCGGCCTGGCCCATGTGGACTGGAAGCCTTTCCAGCATCCGCAGCTGGGCGCGGTGGAGATCGGCGGCTGGGACCGCATGAACTTCTGGCGCAACCCGCCGCCGCACCTGCGTGAGCGTGAGGTGGCGCGCTTCCCGGCCTGGATGACCCAGCTGGCGCTGAGCCTGCCCAAGCTGGAGATGCTGCGCACCGAGGTGCGGGCGCTGGGCCCGGACACCTGGCGGGTGCGCTTCGCCGTCACCAACGCCGGCTGGCTGCCCAGTTACGTCAGCCGCCGGGCGCTGCAGCGCAAGACGGTGCGTGGCGTGGTGTTCGAGATCCATCTGCCCGATGCGGCCGAGGTGTCGCTGGTCAGCGGCAAGGAACGCTTCGAGGGCCCGCAGCTGGAAGGCCATGCGCCCAAGGTCTCGCAACAGGCCTTCCTGCCCAACCGTGAGCTGACGGCCGACCGCGCCGTGGCCGAATGGGTGGTCCGCGCCCCGGTGGGCACCCGCCTGGCCCTGACCGCCC